The genomic region TATAGAATTTTATGTcttgttttttccctctgtggGCTGTTTCCtagttctttaaaatttctcataAACCATTGTCAGTGGCTGcacaaaatttctttaaaaaaaaatcttcaatggTCTTCTTTGATTCCAGATAAAATCTGGTAAAaggttattatatattttagtaagaattacattaaaattacCTAAAATCTGAACTGCCATTAAACATTTTGATGTAAATATTCTGgtctcttctgtgtgtgtgtgtgtgtgtgtgtgtgtgtgtgtgtgtgtgtgtgtgtgtgtgtgtgtgtgtgtgtgtgtgtgtgtgtgtgtgtgtgtgtgtgtgtgtgtgtgtgtacttttaaaatctggatcataattatatcattttctattctgtttagAACATTTATAGCATTTTCCTCTGTTCTTAAAAGTGTAAGAACATGGCTCCGTTATATTCCATATTCCATAATGTAATATGTTGAACATTTAAGTTGCTGGGACATGCTTACTGTTGTAAATTAGGCTATAATGAATATAATTTGTTTACAGATCTTTGTGAAGATCTTCGAGTATtatcttactttaaaatttcccCATTAGACTGGAAAAGGTGGCACATGCATAACATTGTTTTCAAAGTGAGATTATATAGTAATATTTCAGTGagcttaaatatttacatttaaccTCAGTTCCCTAAGGGTTGCTCCTTTTGGATGGGTCTACTTGGCTCCTGAGAATTCTACAGTCAGTGACAGTCCCCTTGAAAGCCTCTGATCCTTGTGGTGATGCTGTGTTCATAGCTGATTACCTATGTTCTTATGAAGtaacagatgaaaacaaaagtatCAGCACAGGACTGCCCAGAGACCATAGGCAAGTCATTTAAGTTTTGTGGCTTCATTCCTAGCACTGTTTAGTTGCAAAATGCTATTGTAGAGTAACTGGTAATGGATAAAAATGGGCATAAATGTATATTTCTGATAATGTATGGCATTTAAGTACCCAGCATATACCATTTAGCTCACAGggccaaaatgaaaataagtcatCCATGCAATATGGAGAATAGATGTAGAGAAATGTATCAAATCTAAATTTAGGTTGCCAATTTTTGAGGTAAACTGACTGATGGTCTTATGACTGAATGGGATCTCACAATGCTTGATGCATTTTGGTGCATTTGATATCTAGTTCAAATTACTAATTTTCCAGAATCCTtgactttttatcttgatgatggagaaaaaagagacatttaCACATacctgctttagttttcttttcccttaactACCTActtggtgggaggggcaggagcagggattGGCTGGAGAAACAAGATGTAGTAGTGTCAATGAAAGTTTACACGTAACAAAACTTGTCATATTTGGCTTAATTGAGGTTTTGCAGCCTACAGCAGTAATTCTCGTTCCAGACATGTTGCTACATATCTTTGCTCCTTCCTTTCCTatcacttccttttaaaaatcacttcattACCTCTGTATCTCCTCTTTCTGCCTAAAAGATCTACTCTTTGGTGTAAAATTTCCCCCAGCCAGGTTACCAGTCTTCTTTGTATCAGCCTGgggttgcattttaaaatttaaatgaacttaatttaaaaaggaaaataaaatacattgttaaaAGCTGTTATTTGTTAAGGCTGTGTTAGtgctgtaatttttgttttataggtCCTAAGGGAAAGTTAATGTGTAcctctaagattttaaaaatatacagtgacTTTAAAATTTGTCACTGTGCAGTTGGTTTTTTTCTGTAATCTTTCCTAACCTTTTTAGGTTATACCTTTTAGCAGTTAACACCTATAATTgcctgtttttaagattttgaacaATACAGTCTTTTTCATGCTCAAGTTTTGCACTCTGAGATAAAAATAACTTGTAAATTTTGCCAAAAAACTGGTCAGCTGTAGTTAGTTGCTTGTCATATGACAAATGGACTTGTGGAGCCATGTAATCTCTACAAATACtttgcttaaaatatatatacattcataccTGATATCACATATATTAAGGATATTTGATCCCTTCGCATACTGTGTTCTAActatggaaataatttaaatttctttctttgcagTAGTTTCCCAAAATGATGTAATTACTTAAGCACTATCAAGAACAATGGAACTTAACTGATTGCATTATTTTGAGGCAtcttttattaagataaaattttaaatgctcaaATGCCACTACTCCTAAATTTAGGtgactaaaaaaatagaagtacatACATAATACACTACCTCACGCTGTCCTTCCCAAAACAGGCTGGGTTATATCTATTTGATTTATACACTGTGACTTTTTCCTGCTGTTTTCCATCAACCTTAATTGTGAAAAATGGTGCCATGTTGCCCTCTTGATATTATTTTGGAGATCAGTTAGGTCTTAAAGCATCCAGATGCATACAGTTCTACACATATCTGTAGAATTAGCTCACTAAGGTCTGCTCGGCAATATTTTTAATTGACTTACGTGTTCTGTGGGAAAAGAAGAATCGTAAAAAGTCTTTGCAGTTGCATTCCTCTCTTCACTGGGCTCTCCCTTGGGATCTGGATGGATACTCGAGTTATTCAAAGTGTCAGCAACTCTGTTAATGCTGGTAGTATCTGGTTGACAAAGAGGAAATGGCAACAACTGAATTTTATTCTCCAGGCGCTCATTTTAGTGACtgaacttgtttttctctgatcctatctatgcttttctatttaaaaagcagcaatttctattttgtttttactttgaacattttgtagttttcgtTGACTTTGCTCTTAATATACATTAGGCATTtcatttcagaaaacaattttattgctACTTTCTAAAACCCAGTTTCACGCTAAAATGAGTGAAATGGTATAAATATCTTCTAAAACAGAATAACTTCCATAAAATGTTACCCTAATTCCCCTGGTTATTGCATTGCCACAGATGTAAACATATTAAGTGAGCCATCTTAACAGTTAAGATTGATGGGAAAAAGTCTGAATCAACTAAAAGATTTATACAATATAAAGAAACCAGCCACAGTAAGACGCACAACAAACGGGATGACTAGTAGGGGTCACTGGAATTTAATAAGTAGATAAAAATGATTTAGAGAAACATGTCAGCTTTGAAGGTTAAAAGATACTTGTATCTTTTATGAGTAGATATTTTACAAGTTGAATTTCTACAGAATTTTAGATCTCCCCTCCCATCCTTATTTATATCATTGAGATTTAACTTACAAGAAAGGCCTTGTGAGAAAACGGTAAACACGAGACCAGAACCTTAACAGCACTTGCCTAACTGCAGCATTCAACAGGTTCAAAATTAATGGAATCTGaagttaatacatttattttattaggaaAGTTTAGTGTGCAAAATGAGGTTTTAGAGTATTTTGGTGGTTTCTATTTTTCCCTGCATTACCTCTCCATTTATGCTAGTAAAGCTGATAcccttattttgcttttaattcccaatttttctcttcaaagttctatcaattgcctttttttaaagaatccagTAGCTCTGAGGGCCATTCAAAGCTTTCTTGTAATCTGCATTTCTTTAATGGGTCTAAAAGCACACTGTTAAAGTTCCTGGTAAAATCTAAGAATATCTTTAACAACCTCAATAACTTTCACTATGAGATTGCTATTAGTAAAGCAAACTTTTTTCATGATAATCTTAAACTGTTGTTCATTGTTCAAGTTACATCTGTACAGCATTTATACATGATATGTAgtatacttgtatttttaaatatttttgctaggaaaaatttcaaacacaaaaatagagtaTGAACTTAGGACCATCACCCAGCTTAAACACCCATCAATGTTAAGTCCTATGTATTCATCCATTTACCTCCCCCTATTTTTTActctagaatatttttataaagcaaaactTTGGCACTTATTTCATGTGGTGGTTAGAATACACTATTCTTTGAAATGTTGAATATCTGAATGTTTTAATGTTGGTACATAACTAAGGGATTCGGTTTAAAGTGTTTGAGTTACAAATACCAATGATACGAAATGTATTAATGTTACACCTCAACAGTgcttataaaatgaagaaagctGGATTCTAGTGCTGGTGAAGGGAAGCTAGAAGTAGACAAAtcaaggaaagagggagaaaattgGGAGAAGAAAATAAGGGAAGTTTTTTCAGTatagaatgaaaaggaataaatgtgCCCACCGGCAGAAGCCTTAACAACTGTGAGACTCCAATTAGATAGTTGTTGctaatttaaaattaatgacCTGGACCTGTGGTTGTTTCTGCTATTTCCAGTTTCttggtgaaattttttttatttccagaatgCATTTGCACATGTTGCTATTAGCGGCTCAGATTTAAGTGAAAAGAAATCCcctcatttaaataaaacctttcctacttttacatatatacatgtatagaGTATCTTAggtttaggttaaaaaaaaaaatactaacattttaaatggtttcattttaaacataaacaGCCCCTTTATCAGGAATAAGGAgtagaaattcaaattttaaaagaaaacataaacattgTTTTCTTACCTGGTCCAATATCCTTCCTGATATCATCATCATCGTTTTTACAAAGTGTCATTGAaaccatatttttgttttctgatgggCCTACTGGTCTCTCCTTCAACAAAGGAATGCTAGAAGTTGAAGTGCTCGGTGTTTGACTTTTAGTTTGATTTACTTTTGACCAAGGACTAGGGtctaaaaaattcacatatactggaattttctcagtttttttatcTGAAGTTGAAAGATCAAAGGCTGACCTTCCACTTCTGTTTACTAAATCTCCAGATGGCTTTATGTGAAATGAACATGATTCTTCCAGCTGTCCTTCACTGTAGATTTTTCCTGAAACGATGTCATTTAATGACTCTGTTTTCTCTGTATTATCTAACAATGAATGCTGTCTTTCATTGACATTCACAAAAAGGAAGAGGTCATTTTTTGTGGCGTCAGTTATCTGATTCTCATCAATCTGACTCTCTTTATTAGAAAACTGTATTTCTGTGGAAGTTTGCATAGGAACAGCagttttcatgtcttttgcttgTGAAGTATGTATAGTCTCATTTTTAACTTGAAGATGGGAAGTGGTTGCACTTTCTAAATATCCCAAACAGTTCTTCAATTGACTAGTGTGCATCTCATTCAGATTTTTCCATATAGTTCTTTCACTAGGGCTTGAGTTGGGTTTCACCAACATAGgcataatattaacatttttatctgAATTCTTAAGTACTTTCAAATTCTCACTGAAAGCAGCCGATGAAGGGTGGTTAGTTGCTGTATCAGAGGGAACAGTTAGTTCAGGTTTCTCTGAAGTATTACTACAGATCTGCTGAAAAACTGAAGTTTGTTTAAATGGCAATACACTGCActcactttttttatttaacagttgCATCTGGtttattttacattgtttatCATCTAACATAACATTACTTGACTCCTGTAAACTGTATTTCTGACACTGAACAgcattcttttttacatttagagATGAATCCAGATCTGCTTTGGTTTGGTCACTATTTTTAAGTTCCTTCTCTGTGACATTTTCTTGAATCACTGGAAGCAGTCTGAATCGTTTGAATGGTTCATCTTCAGAaacatctttcttttgatttgtatGGTGAGCCATCATCTCACTTAAGATATTGTTAGATGATCTGTTATTTTCAACCTCCAGATGGACATCTGCATGGTGAAGCTCGAATCCTTCAGTTCTTTCTAGGCgtatcttttctgtttctattgatctatctgcCACTAAAAAAGAATTGTTTGGTGATTTAAACTCTGTACATCCATTGTCTTTTCCCGAATCCaccttgtcttttatttctgaagtAACTGCTTTTCTAAAGTCAGTAACATTCAAGGTTTGTCCTTGACTAattagttctttttctgtggCAAGGGCTTTGCTTAGGGAGATTTCACTCTGATTTTCATCCTGAGATATAGCAGGGTCAATTTCATTCTTTGAGCTTTTTTCAAAAAGCTGTAAATCTGTCATGATGAGAAcacagtatttttatattatacacTAAAACCTGCTTTTATAAGACACAATGTATTACCTATTTATGTAAAAACATATTTAGCCTTAAATATCTCATTGGCCATTACACAAACATTATGATACCAATTTTACTAAATATTGAGTTCCCTTGGTCATAATATATATTTAGCATGCTAAATATTTGGCTCTActcatattaaatttttatttcataacagCAAAAGTATTTTTGGTTTAAAAAGAGGGAAGTAAGTTGAGGGTATTAggaaatggtttttaattttctagtctGTTATACTTCCTTTTGAGCATACAGTACAATTCCATGTAAACACACAGCcgagtaaataaaaatgaatttatccTAACAAGTTAGACTCTTAATTTCTATTACTACTGTCAAATATTTAACCAAGGAAATCTGAAGATCTAAAtggttttattaaatgattcattgAATCAGCATCCTATCTAGCAAAGAGAAAAGAGCCCCAGtgagctacagaaaaaaaaggaaaggtttttaaaggtagTGAATgagtggaaaaaaattattagcaaagaatacattgttttaggcaaggttgCCCTCctaaggggaaaggaagaggtcTATCAATGGGTTTCTTattgctgaccaggaaattccaggtTGACTGATTAAAGGTTACATTCCTGGGGCTGAAGCTGCAGTTTGGTTAGGTattaagttttggtttgctgaCATGGGGTTCTTAACACGAGAGACTCCATTTtaggcctgtggttttctttttaaactacttAGGATCCAGAATTGCTAGCTGTTTCTTCAAGACTTGACAATCATCACTTTTTATTCATTACCttctaagtattttaaagtttggGGATACTTTTGGGCAAATGTATAGAATACTTACgacatatattttattcatctggGTTTTAACCATAGATTTCAATATTTCCATATAGTTAAAATTTAGAATACAAAATTCAGGACTTGAAGGGCTTTAGTCCATTCATTCTTTCTACAACGTCTCCACCAAGTGGTTGTTCAGCCTAGGTTTGAACACCTTCATACAGTTAAGTTTATGGTCTTTATAAACAATTCTTTTTCAAGACGGACAAATTAGTAAATTATTTCAATGGTTACAGACAGGCCATTTGAACTAAGAAAAGTGCTCTAGGTCTGATATCAGAAGGTTATTCGTATCCCAGAGAACACACTCCACAAAGCAGTGAATGCAGAAAACAATGCAAAAAGCCATGGAgtaaatgacaagacaaaaacagaattttcccCAAAAATAACTGACTGTAAAGAATAGCTCAAAAGAGGCCTGTCTTAAGacatatacaaatgaaaaagtgTTTCTTCAAATACAGTACAGGAGTCtcaaagcaaagactgtaacTGATATTCCCCTAAATTCCATAGATGGCCTAGCACAGCACTTTGACAGATCCTTTATTTTGGGGAGGGGctcaatatataaaattagaaaatagcaATATGCTGGTTACCTTCTATAATGACTTCTACACATGgaccttctttcttctccttttctttgtagTTAGTATCTgaacaaaaagtatttttctttatttcttgcccagaattgtatttctgtatgatgatgttttctgatttttccattgACATTTCACTGTTTTTAGTATTTACTTCTGGAATATTCtaatgtaaaatggaaaaaaatatctttaatgtaAAAACATATTGTTAAATAGTATAAGACTTCTGAACAAATTCTGTTGATGAAAGAATCTGTGTTTCAGGTCAACCATTCAGCAATTTCTATTTGAAAGCCAAATGACTTGCTAAATTTAATATACTACTCTTTGTAACAAGATCACTTTAACCTCATTTTGTATAGTTTAtcatatttaaacaaaattgagACCCTTTGAGGTTTTCAACATGCATTACACATTATTATGTAATCTCACacattatatgtaataaaataccaCTCTTTTATTAAAAGCAAGGTAGTCGTGGCTAGCGAATTGTTTTATGCATCTTTAAAAACAGTGGATCAATTCAACATCCTTTTATTCCCCACACATATTCAGCACATACTCCATGGAAACACTGCACTAAGCTTTCGGATACAATGATGAGCAACCTACAGACCCTAGCGTCAAAAAACAATCCAGGAGGAAGATAGGAAAAGAATAATCTCGATGAGGATAAGGAGGCACTCCAGGGAAAACAAATGGCATATACAGATGCTAAATGCAAGCAAGATTATAGTCTTCTCGTGGAACTACTCAGGATTTATTTCAGCTAGAGCTTATATTGCTGGGAGAATGGAGAGAGATGATGCTTGAGGTAAGCTACGCCCAGGTCATTAAGGGCCAAATACAGCATGTGGAGGAGTTCCAAGAATACCATGAGAAGTCACTGAAGGGTTTTAGACAAGGTAATAAACATGATCTGATTGGAAAGACCATTCTGGCTGCAGCATCAAGAATAGATTAATGTTTTCTAAACTTCATTGATTAAAACCtgcaatgagaaataaatgttctaCAACACAGCACACCAAATATCTACTCTTAATGAGATTACATTCTGTTTTCTATGCTact from Zalophus californianus isolate mZalCal1 chromosome 11, mZalCal1.pri.v2, whole genome shotgun sequence harbors:
- the CCDC73 gene encoding coiled-coil domain-containing protein 73 isoform X6, whose protein sequence is MENDFKTDSSSSTFALQSSSETMFSIQLLDFKTSLLEALEELRMRREAETQYEEQIGKIIVETQELKWQKVSKYSLQKKVSEMEQKVQLHLLAKEDHQKQLNEIEKYYGMITGQFGLVKENHEKLEQNVQEAIQLNKRLSALNKKQESEICSLKKELKQVTSDLIKSKVTCQHKMGEENIHLTIKEQKFQELQERLTMELELNKKINEEITHIQEEKKDIIISFQHMQQLLQHQTQVSTELEAKLKVLKENNQTLERDNELQREKVKENEEKFLNLQNEHEKALGTWKKHVEELNGEINEIKNELSSLKETHIKLQEHYNELCDQKKFEEDKKFQNIPEVNTKNSEMSMEKSENIIIQKYNSGQEIKKNTFCSDTNYKEKEKKEGPCVEVIIEDLQLFEKSSKNEIDPAISQDENQSEISLSKALATEKELISQGQTLNVTDFRKAVTSEIKDKVDSGKDNGCTEFKSPNNSFLVADRSIETEKIRLERTEGFELHHADVHLEVENNRSSNNILSEMMAHHTNQKKDVSEDEPFKRFRLLPVIQENVTEKELKNSDQTKADLDSSLNVKKNAVQCQKYSLQESSNVMLDDKQCKINQMQLLNKKSECSVLPFKQTSVFQQICSNTSEKPELTVPSDTATNHPSSAAFSENLKVLKNSDKNVNIMPMLVKPNSSPSERTIWKNLNEMHTSQLKNCLGYLESATTSHLQVKNETIHTSQAKDMKTAVPMQTSTEIQFSNKESQIDENQITDATKNDLFLFVNVNERQHSLLDNTEKTESLNDIVSGKIYSEGQLEESCSFHIKPSGDLVNRSGRSAFDLSTSDKKTEKIPVYVNFLDPSPWSKVNQTKSQTPSTSTSSIPLLKERPVGPSENKNMVSMTLCKNDDDDIRKDIGPDTTSINRVADTLNNSSIHPDPKGEPSEERNATAKTFYDSSFPTEHVKIKPLKLVPLQSHFQATKIKDPTDVAAPSTVEDDWQSLVTNQINEIENFLSLENDNQPKKRKVEEMLEKMTD
- the CCDC73 gene encoding coiled-coil domain-containing protein 73 isoform X3; translation: MENDFKTDSSSSTFALQSSSETMFSIQLLDFKTSLLEALEELRMRREAETQYEEQIGKIIVETQELKWQKETLQNQKETLAKQHREAMAAFKKQLQMKMCALEEEKGKYQLATEIKEKEIEGLKETLKALQVSKYSLQKKEQKVQLHLLAKEDHQKQLNEIEKYYGMITGQFGLVKENHEKLEQNVQEAIQLNKRLSALNKKQESEICSLKKELKQVTSDLIKSKVTCQHKMGEENIHLTIKEQKFQELQERLTMELELNKKINEEITHIQEEKKDIIISFQHMQQLLQHQTQVSTELEAKLKVLKENNQTLERDNELQREKVKENEEKFLNLQNEHEKALGTWKKHVEELNGEINEIKNELSSLKETHIKLQEHYNELCDQKKFEEDKKFQNIPEVNTKNSEMSMEKSENIIIQKYNSGQEIKKNTFCSDTNYKEKEKKEGPCVEVIIEDLQLFEKSSKNEIDPAISQDENQSEISLSKALATEKELISQGQTLNVTDFRKAVTSEIKDKVDSGKDNGCTEFKSPNNSFLVADRSIETEKIRLERTEGFELHHADVHLEVENNRSSNNILSEMMAHHTNQKKDVSEDEPFKRFRLLPVIQENVTEKELKNSDQTKADLDSSLNVKKNAVQCQKYSLQESSNVMLDDKQCKINQMQLLNKKSECSVLPFKQTSVFQQICSNTSEKPELTVPSDTATNHPSSAAFSENLKVLKNSDKNVNIMPMLVKPNSSPSERTIWKNLNEMHTSQLKNCLGYLESATTSHLQVKNETIHTSQAKDMKTAVPMQTSTEIQFSNKESQIDENQITDATKNDLFLFVNVNERQHSLLDNTEKTESLNDIVSGKIYSEGQLEESCSFHIKPSGDLVNRSGRSAFDLSTSDKKTEKIPVYVNFLDPSPWSKVNQTKSQTPSTSTSSIPLLKERPVGPSENKNMVSMTLCKNDDDDIRKDIGPDTTSINRVADTLNNSSIHPDPKGEPSEERNATAKTFYDSSFPTEHVKIKPLKLVPLQSHFQATKIKDPTDVAAPSTVEDDWQSLVTNQINEIENFLSLENDNQPKKRKVEEMLEKMTD
- the CCDC73 gene encoding coiled-coil domain-containing protein 73 isoform X8, whose protein sequence is MENDFKTDSSSSTFALQSSSETMFSIQLLDFKTSLLEALEELRMRREAETQYEEQIGKIIVETQELKWQKETLQNQKETLAKQHREAMAAFKKQLQMKMCALEEEKGKYQLATEIKEKEIEGLKETLKALQVSKYSLQKKVSEMELKQVTSDLIKSKVTCQHKMGEENIHLTIKEQKFQELQERLTMELELNKKINEEITHIQEEKKDIIISFQHMQQLLQHQTQVSTELEAKLKVLKENNQTLERDNELQREKVKENEEKFLNLQNEHEKALGTWKKHVEELNGEINEIKNELSSLKETHIKLQEHYNELCDQKKFEEDKKFQNIPEVNTKNSEMSMEKSENIIIQKYNSGQEIKKNTFCSDTNYKEKEKKEGPCVEVIIEDLQLFEKSSKNEIDPAISQDENQSEISLSKALATEKELISQGQTLNVTDFRKAVTSEIKDKVDSGKDNGCTEFKSPNNSFLVADRSIETEKIRLERTEGFELHHADVHLEVENNRSSNNILSEMMAHHTNQKKDVSEDEPFKRFRLLPVIQENVTEKELKNSDQTKADLDSSLNVKKNAVQCQKYSLQESSNVMLDDKQCKINQMQLLNKKSECSVLPFKQTSVFQQICSNTSEKPELTVPSDTATNHPSSAAFSENLKVLKNSDKNVNIMPMLVKPNSSPSERTIWKNLNEMHTSQLKNCLGYLESATTSHLQVKNETIHTSQAKDMKTAVPMQTSTEIQFSNKESQIDENQITDATKNDLFLFVNVNERQHSLLDNTEKTESLNDIVSGKIYSEGQLEESCSFHIKPSGDLVNRSGRSAFDLSTSDKKTEKIPVYVNFLDPSPWSKVNQTKSQTPSTSTSSIPLLKERPVGPSENKNMVSMTLCKNDDDDIRKDIGPDTTSINRVADTLNNSSIHPDPKGEPSEERNATAKTFYDSSFPTEHVKIKPLKLVPLQSHFQATKIKDPTDVAAPSTVEDDWQSLVTNQINEIENFLSLENDNQPKKRKVEEMLEKMTD
- the CCDC73 gene encoding coiled-coil domain-containing protein 73 isoform X1 — translated: MENDFKTDSSSSTFALQSSSETMFSIQLLDFKTSLLEALEELRMRREAETQYEEQIGKIIVETQELKWQKETLQNQKETLAKQHREAMAAFKKQLQMKMCALEEEKGKYQLATEIKEKEIEGLKETLKALQVSKYSLQKKVSEMEQKVQLHLLAKEDHQKQLNEIEKYYGMITGQFGLVKENHEKLEQNVQEAIQLNKRLSALNKKQESEICSLKKELKQVTSDLIKSKVTCQHKMGEENIHLTIKEQKFQELQERLTMELELNKKINEEITHIQEEKKDIIISFQHMQQLLQHQTQVSTELEAKLKVLKENNQTLERDNELQREKVKENEEKFLNLQNEHEKALGTWKKHVEELNGEINEIKNELSSLKETHIKLQEHYNELCDQKKFEEDKKFQNIPEVNTKNSEMSMEKSENIIIQKYNSGQEIKKNTFCSDTNYKEKEKKEGPCVEVIIEDLQLFEKSSKNEIDPAISQDENQSEISLSKALATEKELISQGQTLNVTDFRKAVTSEIKDKVDSGKDNGCTEFKSPNNSFLVADRSIETEKIRLERTEGFELHHADVHLEVENNRSSNNILSEMMAHHTNQKKDVSEDEPFKRFRLLPVIQENVTEKELKNSDQTKADLDSSLNVKKNAVQCQKYSLQESSNVMLDDKQCKINQMQLLNKKSECSVLPFKQTSVFQQICSNTSEKPELTVPSDTATNHPSSAAFSENLKVLKNSDKNVNIMPMLVKPNSSPSERTIWKNLNEMHTSQLKNCLGYLESATTSHLQVKNETIHTSQAKDMKTAVPMQTSTEIQFSNKESQIDENQITDATKNDLFLFVNVNERQHSLLDNTEKTESLNDIVSGKIYSEGQLEESCSFHIKPSGDLVNRSGRSAFDLSTSDKKTEKIPVYVNFLDPSPWSKVNQTKSQTPSTSTSSIPLLKERPVGPSENKNMVSMTLCKNDDDDIRKDIGPDTTSINRVADTLNNSSIHPDPKGEPSEERNATAKTFYDSSFPTEHVKIKPLKLVPLQSHFQATKIKDPTDVAAPSTVEDDWQSLVTNQINEIENFLSLENDNQPKKRKVEEMLEKMTD
- the CCDC73 gene encoding coiled-coil domain-containing protein 73 isoform X2, translated to MENDFKTDSSSSTFALQSSSETMFSIQLLDFKTSLLEALEELRMRREAETQYEEQIGKIIVETQELKWQKETLQNQKETLAKQHREAMAAFKKQLQMKMCALEEEKGKYQLATEIKEKEIEGLKETLKALQVSKYSLQKKVSEMEQKVQLHLLAKEDHQKQLNEIEKYYGMITGQFGLVKENHEKLEQNVQEAIQLNKRLSALNKKQESEICSLKKELKQVTSDLIKSKVTCQHKMGEENIHLTIKEQKFQELQERLTMELELNKKINEEITHIQEEKKDIIISFQHMQQLLQHQTQVSTELEAKLKVLKENNQGFLVMKVKLNIPQENYSRLPRKDHYQRRPRPTSWVEELNGEINEIKNELSSLKETHIKLQEHYNELCDQKKFEEDKKFQNIPEVNTKNSEMSMEKSENIIIQKYNSGQEIKKNTFCSDTNYKEKEKKEGPCVEVIIEDLQLFEKSSKNEIDPAISQDENQSEISLSKALATEKELISQGQTLNVTDFRKAVTSEIKDKVDSGKDNGCTEFKSPNNSFLVADRSIETEKIRLERTEGFELHHADVHLEVENNRSSNNILSEMMAHHTNQKKDVSEDEPFKRFRLLPVIQENVTEKELKNSDQTKADLDSSLNVKKNAVQCQKYSLQESSNVMLDDKQCKINQMQLLNKKSECSVLPFKQTSVFQQICSNTSEKPELTVPSDTATNHPSSAAFSENLKVLKNSDKNVNIMPMLVKPNSSPSERTIWKNLNEMHTSQLKNCLGYLESATTSHLQVKNETIHTSQAKDMKTAVPMQTSTEIQFSNKESQIDENQITDATKNDLFLFVNVNERQHSLLDNTEKTESLNDIVSGKIYSEGQLEESCSFHIKPSGDLVNRSGRSAFDLSTSDKKTEKIPVYVNFLDPSPWSKVNQTKSQTPSTSTSSIPLLKERPVGPSENKNMVSMTLCKNDDDDIRKDIGPDTTSINRVADTLNNSSIHPDPKGEPSEERNATAKTFYDSSFPTEHVKIKPLKLVPLQSHFQATKIKDPTDVAAPSTVEDDWQSLVTNQINEIENFLSLENDNQPKKRKVEEMLEKMTD
- the CCDC73 gene encoding coiled-coil domain-containing protein 73 isoform X7; translated protein: MENDFKTDSSSSTFALQSSSETMFSIQLLDFKTSLLEALEELRMRREAETQYEEQIGKIIVETQELKWQKETLQNQKETLAKQHREAMAAFKKQLQMKMCALEEEKGKYQLATEIKEKEIEGLKETLKALQVSKYSLQKKVSEMEQKVQLHLLAKEDHQKQLNEIEKYYGMITGQFGLVKENHEKLEQNVQEAIQLNKRLSALNKKQESEICSLKKELKQVTSDLIKSKVTCQHKMGEENIHLTIKEQKFQELQERLTMELELNKKINEEITHIQEEKKDIIISFQHMQQLLQHQTQVSTELEAKLKVLKENNQTLERDNELQREKVKENEEKFLNLQNEHEKALGTWKKHVEELNGEINEIKNELSSLKETHIKLQEHYNELCDQKKFEEDKKFQNIPEVNTKNSEMSMEKSENIIIQKYNSGQEIKKNTFCSDTNYKEKEKKEGPCVEVIIEDLQLFEKSSKNEIDPAISQDENQSEISLSKALATEKELISQGQTLNVTDFRKAVTSEIKDKVDSGKDNGCTEFKSPNNSFLVADRSIETEKIRLERTEGFELHHADVHLEVENNRSSNNILSEMMAHHTNQKKDVSEDEPFKRFRLLPVIQENVTEKELKNSDQTKADLDSSLNVKKNAVQCQKYSLQESSNVMLDDKQCKINQMQLLNKKSECSVLPFKQTSVFQQICSNTSEKPELTVPSDTATNHPSSAAFSENLKVLKNSDKNVNIMPMLVKPNSSPSERTIWKNLNEMHTSQLKNCLGYLESATTSHLQVKNETIHTSQAKDMKTAVPMQTSTEIQFSNKESQIDENQITDATKNDLFLFVNVNERQHSLLDNTEKTESLNDIVSGKIYSEGQLEESCSFHIKPSGDLVNRSGRSAFDLSTSDKKTEKIPVYVNFLDPSPWSKVNQTKSQTPSTSTSSIPLLKERPVGPSENKNMVSMTLCKNDDDDIRKDIGPDTTSINRVADTLNNSSIHPDPKGEPSEERNATAKTFYDSSFPTEHAPC